The following are encoded together in the Glycine max cultivar Williams 82 chromosome 8, Glycine_max_v4.0, whole genome shotgun sequence genome:
- the HEN1A gene encoding small RNA 2'-O-methyltransferase isoform X2 produces the protein MRATANLHQFLATSERHLWIRRLSPYPQDIIESLMKEHGSQKCIQVTAVHIPSSVEQSIEAVTLHISSREYYLDIIANELGFEDASNVLISRNLGKASSETRLFFTAPKSYLPDLSSKFPNGKETLYLKGSLNVRASYFAGQDITGDAILASIGYTRKSRDLFYEDVTIRLYYRMLLGKTPGGIYKLSREAMLASELPSRFTSRANWRGSLPRDILCMFCRQHRLSEPLFSFHPIKTTSGLSGSCLKVAESGENVIECVNGFSVTSPKHSDSELFKCEIKLLSRCGDLILLCSPKDCYKKQNDAIQNASLKVLSWLNMCFKSMILPFEQLYETVDNFNIQIYSKNIIRDLLAGQSTHNGQLNGIHCNKFVESIYMNSSYDMLGNIVDSLKIEGPYSGVCPSSGSLPCIRYSVSLAVEGENLKEVIEVCDEFEFEVGVGAVVSYVEEVVMQMSVGQYAYFSTNLLSTELIFAASAGDSVKMLSSLISKKCCMEYEISLIRVAEPPEERMEQALFSPPLSKQRVEFAVQQILESHASTLIDFGCGSGSLLEALLNYPTSLKKMAGVDISQKGLSRAAKVLNSKLVTNSDAGGHLTSIKSVILYEGSITNFGSQLHGFDIGTCLEVIEHMDEDQACLFGDVALSFFRPRILIVSTPNFEYNVVLQKSSPPTQEQEESDEKTLLQSCKFRNHDHKFEWTREQFTQWASDLAARHNYNVEFGGVGGSADVEPGYASQIAVFKRDWKLEDDVLKHADEHHYSIIWEWNSKKE, from the exons ATGAGGGCCACTGCAAACTTACACCAGTTTCTTGCTACTTCTGAACGGCATCTCTGGATTAGAAGGCTGAGTCCATATCCCCAAGATATTATAGAGTCATTGATGAAAGAACATGGTTCACAAAAATGCATACAGGTTACTGCTGTACACATTCCTAGTTCAGTTGAACAATCGATTGAAGCAGTGACTCTTCATATTTCTTCAAGAGAATACTACCTTGATATCATTGCAAATGAACTTGGTTTTGAAGATGCTTCCAATGTTCTGATTTCAAG GAATTTGGGTAAAGCTTCTTCTGAGACAAGACTGTTCTTTACTGCTCCAAAATCATATCTACCGGATCTATCTTCTAAATTTCCAAATGGAAAAGAAACTCTTTATTTAAAGGGATCTCTGAATGTAAGGGCAAGTTACTTTGCCGGGCAAGATATAACCGGTGATGCAATATTAGCATCCATTGGATATACACGGAAATCTAGAGATCTTTTCTATGAGGATGTAACGATTCGGTTATATTACAG GATGCTTCTAGGGAAGACCCCAGGCGGGATTTATAAATTGTCCAGAGAGGCAATGCTTGCATCCGAGTTGCCATCAAGATTCACCTCAAGAGCAAACTGGAGAGGTTCTCTTCCCAGGGATATACTTTGTATGTTTTGCCGCCAGCACCGTCTGTCTGAACCTCTCTTTTCATTTCATCCTATCAAAACAACATCTGGATTATCAGGATCATGTTTGAAGGTTGCAGAATCTGGTGAGAATGTGATTGAGTGTGTCAATGGGTTCTCTGTAACAAGTCCAAAGCATTCAGATTCTGAGTTGTTTAaatgtgaaataaaattactttctaGGTGTGGAGATTTGATACTTTTGTGTTCCCCAAAAGATTGTTATAAGAAGCAGAATGATGCTATTCAGAATGCTTCATTGAAAGTTCTATCATGGCTGAACATGTGTTTTAAGAGTATGATTCTCCCTTTTGAGCAGCTTTATGAGACTGTAGACAACTTTAATATTCAGATCTATTCCAAAAACATTATCAGAGATCTTTTAGCAGGCCAATCAACTCACAATGGTCAGCTTAATGGAATTCATTGCAATAAGTTTGTTGAATCAATCTATATGAATTCATCATATGACATGCTGGGAAATATAGTGGACTCATTAAAGATTGAAGGTCCATATTCTGGGGTGTGTCCATCCAGTGGATCTTTACCTTGTATAAGGTATTCAGTTTCTTTGGCTGTAGAGGGTGAGAATCTGAAAGAAGTTATTGAAGTTTGTGATGAGTTTGAGTTTGAAGTGGGAGTTGGTGCTGTGGTTTCCTATGTTGAGGAGGTTGTGATGCAGATGTCTGTTGGTCAGTACGCTTATTTCTCTACAAACTTACTTTCTACTGAGTTGATTTTTGCTGCTTCAGCTGGTGATTCAGTCAAAATGCTGTCCTCGTTAATATCTA aaaaatgtTGTATGGAATATGAAATAAGTTTGATCAGAGTTGCAGAACCTCCTGAGGAAAGAATGGAGCAGGCTCTTTTCAGCCCTCCACTTTCAAAGCAACGAGTGGAATTTGCAGTGCAACAAATTCTAGAATCCCATGCTTCTACTTTg ATTGATTTTGGATGTGGTTCTGGAAGCCTTTTGGAAGCATTGTTAAATTATCCAACATCTTTAAAGAAAATGGCTGGTGTAGATATTTCACAGAAGGGTCTTAGCCGTGCTGCAAAG GTTCTTAACTCAAAATTAGTCACAAATTCAGATGCTGGTGGGCACTTGACAAGCATCAAATCAGTAATTCTTTATGAAGGTTCAATTACAAATTTTGGCTCTCAGTTGCATGGATTTGATATCGGTACTTGTTTAGAG GTGATTGAACATATGGATGAAGATCAAGCTTGTCTATTTGGGGATGTGGCATTAAGTTTTTTTCGTCCAAGGATTCTCATTGTTTCAACGCCAAATTTTGAATACAATGTAGTACTCCAGAAGTCGAGTCCTCCAACCCAAGAACAAGAGGAATCAGACGAGAAAACCCTCTTACAATCATGTAAATTTCGTAATCATGATCACAAATTTGAGTGGACCAGAGAGCAGTTCACACAATGGGCATCTGACTTAGCTGCTCGGCACAATTACAATGTGGAGTTTGGTGGGGTCGGTGGTTCTGCTGATGTTGAACCCGGCTATGCTTCACAGATTGCTGTGTTTAAAAGGGATTGGAAACTTGAAGATGATGTACTAAAGCATGCTGATGAACACCATTATAGTATAATATGGGAATGGAAtagtaaaaaagaataa
- the HEN1A gene encoding small RNA 2'-O-methyltransferase isoform X1 → MEAREHVAPKKPILTPKAIIHQNFGSRACYVVEEVKEAPQTECPGLNIPQMGPCLYRCTLQLPELSVISGTFRKKKDAEQSAAEIAIDKLGICTETIDPTPQEAQESLVSRITFIFSEKFVVCDHPLSGHIRATLWRKGDLCGSIPLSVIAFYDAKLFNLCKCINPEVESNPFLVISYIMRATANLHQFLATSERHLWIRRLSPYPQDIIESLMKEHGSQKCIQVTAVHIPSSVEQSIEAVTLHISSREYYLDIIANELGFEDASNVLISRNLGKASSETRLFFTAPKSYLPDLSSKFPNGKETLYLKGSLNVRASYFAGQDITGDAILASIGYTRKSRDLFYEDVTIRLYYRMLLGKTPGGIYKLSREAMLASELPSRFTSRANWRGSLPRDILCMFCRQHRLSEPLFSFHPIKTTSGLSGSCLKVAESGENVIECVNGFSVTSPKHSDSELFKCEIKLLSRCGDLILLCSPKDCYKKQNDAIQNASLKVLSWLNMCFKSMILPFEQLYETVDNFNIQIYSKNIIRDLLAGQSTHNGQLNGIHCNKFVESIYMNSSYDMLGNIVDSLKIEGPYSGVCPSSGSLPCIRYSVSLAVEGENLKEVIEVCDEFEFEVGVGAVVSYVEEVVMQMSVGQYAYFSTNLLSTELIFAASAGDSVKMLSSLISKKCCMEYEISLIRVAEPPEERMEQALFSPPLSKQRVEFAVQQILESHASTLIDFGCGSGSLLEALLNYPTSLKKMAGVDISQKGLSRAAKVLNSKLVTNSDAGGHLTSIKSVILYEGSITNFGSQLHGFDIGTCLEVIEHMDEDQACLFGDVALSFFRPRILIVSTPNFEYNVVLQKSSPPTQEQEESDEKTLLQSCKFRNHDHKFEWTREQFTQWASDLAARHNYNVEFGGVGGSADVEPGYASQIAVFKRDWKLEDDVLKHADEHHYSIIWEWNSKKE, encoded by the exons ATGGAAGCAAGAGAACATGTTGCACCAAAAAAACCAATCCTTACACCTAAAGCTATAATACACCAAAATTTTGGCAGTAGGGCTTGCTATGTGGTAGAGGAAGTGAAGGAGGCTCCTCAAACTGAATGTCCAGGATTGAATATTCCACAAATGGGTCCCTGCCTTTACCGTTGCACATTGCAGCTTCCAGAACTTTCTGTTATTTCAGGAACCTTTAGGAAAAAGAAGGATGCAGAGCAATCTGCAGCAGAGATTGCTATAGACAAG CTTGGCATTTGTACAGAGACCATTGATCCTACTCcacaagaagcacaagaaagttTAGTATCTCGAATCACCTTCATATTTTCTGAAAAG TTTGTTGTATGTGATCATCCACTCAGTGGTCACATTCGAGCAACTTTGTGGAGGAAAGGTGATCTTTGTGGTTCCATTCCTCTTTCTGTCATTGCTTTCTATGATGCAAAGCTTTTCAACTTGTGCAAATGTATTAATCCTGAGGTGGAGTCAAACCcatttttagttatttcatACATAATGAGGGCCACTGCAAACTTACACCAGTTTCTTGCTACTTCTGAACGGCATCTCTGGATTAGAAGGCTGAGTCCATATCCCCAAGATATTATAGAGTCATTGATGAAAGAACATGGTTCACAAAAATGCATACAGGTTACTGCTGTACACATTCCTAGTTCAGTTGAACAATCGATTGAAGCAGTGACTCTTCATATTTCTTCAAGAGAATACTACCTTGATATCATTGCAAATGAACTTGGTTTTGAAGATGCTTCCAATGTTCTGATTTCAAG GAATTTGGGTAAAGCTTCTTCTGAGACAAGACTGTTCTTTACTGCTCCAAAATCATATCTACCGGATCTATCTTCTAAATTTCCAAATGGAAAAGAAACTCTTTATTTAAAGGGATCTCTGAATGTAAGGGCAAGTTACTTTGCCGGGCAAGATATAACCGGTGATGCAATATTAGCATCCATTGGATATACACGGAAATCTAGAGATCTTTTCTATGAGGATGTAACGATTCGGTTATATTACAG GATGCTTCTAGGGAAGACCCCAGGCGGGATTTATAAATTGTCCAGAGAGGCAATGCTTGCATCCGAGTTGCCATCAAGATTCACCTCAAGAGCAAACTGGAGAGGTTCTCTTCCCAGGGATATACTTTGTATGTTTTGCCGCCAGCACCGTCTGTCTGAACCTCTCTTTTCATTTCATCCTATCAAAACAACATCTGGATTATCAGGATCATGTTTGAAGGTTGCAGAATCTGGTGAGAATGTGATTGAGTGTGTCAATGGGTTCTCTGTAACAAGTCCAAAGCATTCAGATTCTGAGTTGTTTAaatgtgaaataaaattactttctaGGTGTGGAGATTTGATACTTTTGTGTTCCCCAAAAGATTGTTATAAGAAGCAGAATGATGCTATTCAGAATGCTTCATTGAAAGTTCTATCATGGCTGAACATGTGTTTTAAGAGTATGATTCTCCCTTTTGAGCAGCTTTATGAGACTGTAGACAACTTTAATATTCAGATCTATTCCAAAAACATTATCAGAGATCTTTTAGCAGGCCAATCAACTCACAATGGTCAGCTTAATGGAATTCATTGCAATAAGTTTGTTGAATCAATCTATATGAATTCATCATATGACATGCTGGGAAATATAGTGGACTCATTAAAGATTGAAGGTCCATATTCTGGGGTGTGTCCATCCAGTGGATCTTTACCTTGTATAAGGTATTCAGTTTCTTTGGCTGTAGAGGGTGAGAATCTGAAAGAAGTTATTGAAGTTTGTGATGAGTTTGAGTTTGAAGTGGGAGTTGGTGCTGTGGTTTCCTATGTTGAGGAGGTTGTGATGCAGATGTCTGTTGGTCAGTACGCTTATTTCTCTACAAACTTACTTTCTACTGAGTTGATTTTTGCTGCTTCAGCTGGTGATTCAGTCAAAATGCTGTCCTCGTTAATATCTA aaaaatgtTGTATGGAATATGAAATAAGTTTGATCAGAGTTGCAGAACCTCCTGAGGAAAGAATGGAGCAGGCTCTTTTCAGCCCTCCACTTTCAAAGCAACGAGTGGAATTTGCAGTGCAACAAATTCTAGAATCCCATGCTTCTACTTTg ATTGATTTTGGATGTGGTTCTGGAAGCCTTTTGGAAGCATTGTTAAATTATCCAACATCTTTAAAGAAAATGGCTGGTGTAGATATTTCACAGAAGGGTCTTAGCCGTGCTGCAAAG GTTCTTAACTCAAAATTAGTCACAAATTCAGATGCTGGTGGGCACTTGACAAGCATCAAATCAGTAATTCTTTATGAAGGTTCAATTACAAATTTTGGCTCTCAGTTGCATGGATTTGATATCGGTACTTGTTTAGAG GTGATTGAACATATGGATGAAGATCAAGCTTGTCTATTTGGGGATGTGGCATTAAGTTTTTTTCGTCCAAGGATTCTCATTGTTTCAACGCCAAATTTTGAATACAATGTAGTACTCCAGAAGTCGAGTCCTCCAACCCAAGAACAAGAGGAATCAGACGAGAAAACCCTCTTACAATCATGTAAATTTCGTAATCATGATCACAAATTTGAGTGGACCAGAGAGCAGTTCACACAATGGGCATCTGACTTAGCTGCTCGGCACAATTACAATGTGGAGTTTGGTGGGGTCGGTGGTTCTGCTGATGTTGAACCCGGCTATGCTTCACAGATTGCTGTGTTTAAAAGGGATTGGAAACTTGAAGATGATGTACTAAAGCATGCTGATGAACACCATTATAGTATAATATGGGAATGGAAtagtaaaaaagaataa
- the LOC100802665 gene encoding histidinol dehydrogenase, chloroplastic: protein MKSYKLSELSDAELRSLIARPRIDFSSVFALVNPIVDHVRERGDAAVKEYTLRFDKAELDNIVELVSDLPDPQLDAHVKEAFDVAYNNIYAFHAAQKTPERNVENMKGVQCKRVARSINSVGLYVPGGTAVLPSTALMLSVPAQIAGCKTIVLATPPAQDGTICKEVVYCAKKGGVTHILRAGGAQAISAMAWGTETCPKVEKIFGPGNQYVTAAKMILQNSEAMVSIDMPAGPSEVLVIADKHAIPRHVAADLLSQAEHGPDSQVVLVISGEGVDLNVIEEELNKQCQSLPRGEFAAKALSHSFIVYAHDMLESIKFSNLYAPEHLIVNTNDAEKWEGFIENAGSVFLGPWTPESVGDYASGTNHVLPTYGYARMYGGVSLDSFLKFITVQSLTEEGLRKLGPYVVTMAEVEGLDAHKLAVTLRLEDIEVRQVST, encoded by the exons ATGAAGTCATACAAATTGTCAGAGCTGAGTGATGCTGAGCTTCGCAGCCTCATCGCTCGCCCTCGCATTGATTTCTCTTCGGTTTTCGCTCTGGTCAACCCTATCGTTGACCACGTTCGCGAAAGAGGCGATGCTGCTGTCAAAGA ATACACATTGAGATTCGACAAAGCTGAATTGGATAACATCGTTGAACTTGTCTCCGACCTTCCTGATCCACAA CTCGATGCGCATGTTAAGGAAGCTTTTGATGTCGCCTACAACAATATATATGCCTTTCATGCTGCTCAGAAGACACCCGAGAGAAATGTTGAAAATATGAAA GGAGTCCAATGCAAGCGAGTTGCAAGAAGTATTAATTCTGTTGGTCTTTATGTTCCAGGGGGAACTGCTGTATTACCCTCAACAGCTCTGATGCTTTCAGTT CCTGCACAGATTGCTGGATGTAAAACTATTGTCCTTGCAACTCCTCCAGCTCAGGATGGTACTATATGCAAG GAGGTAGTGTATTGTGCAAAGAAGGGTGGGGTGACTCACATCCTTAGAGCTGGAGGAGCTCAG GCCATATCTGCCATGGCTTGGGGAACAGAAACTTGTCCCAAG GTTGAGAAAATTTTTGGCCCAGGAAACCAATATGTCACAGCTGCAAAAATGATACTACAA AACAGTGAAGCCATGGTTTCAATTGACATGCCAGCTGGTCCATCTGAAGTTTTAGTCATTGCCGACAAGCATGCGATTCCTCGTCATGTAGCTGCTGATTTGCTTTCCCAG GCTGAGCATGGTCCTGATAGTCAGGTTGTGCTTGTGATTTCTGGTGAAGGTGTGGATCTGAATGTTATAGAAGAGGAACTCAACAAGCAGTGCCAGAGTCTCCCAAGAGGAGAGTTTGCTGCTAAGGCCCTAAGCCACAGTTTTATTGTTTATGCACATGATATGCTTGAG TCAATCAAGTTCTCAAACTTATATGCACCCGAACATCTAATTGTCAACACGAATGATGCAGAGAAGTGGGAGGGTTTTATTGAGAATGCAG GTTCTGTATTTTTAGGGCCGTGGACACCAGAGAGCGTTGGTGATTATGCAAGTGGGACAAATCATGTTCTTCCCACTTATGGTTATGCAAGGATGTATGGTGGTGTTTCATTGGATTCTTTCTTGAAGTTCATAACTGTGCAATCTCTCACAGAAGAAGGCCTAAGAAAACTCGGGCCATATGTCGTTACCATGGCAGAAGTTGAAGGTCTTGATGCCCACAAGCTAGCAGTTACCCTAAGGCTTGAGGACATAGAAGTCAGGCAGGTATCAACATGA